From a single Aquipuribacter nitratireducens genomic region:
- a CDS encoding DUF952 domain-containing protein has product MRPLFHLAVPDDWVAAQATGRYERSTRGASLADVGFVHCSWMHQVDEVAAAVFADWDGELLLLQIDASRVGAPVREEDLAGVGERFPHVYGPLPVEAVERVRRMVRVDGAWRLQ; this is encoded by the coding sequence GTGCGCCCGCTCTTCCACCTCGCCGTGCCCGACGACTGGGTCGCCGCGCAGGCGACGGGCCGCTACGAGCGCTCGACCCGAGGGGCGTCGCTCGCCGACGTCGGGTTCGTCCACTGCTCGTGGATGCACCAGGTCGACGAGGTCGCCGCGGCCGTCTTCGCGGACTGGGACGGCGAGCTGCTGCTCCTCCAGATCGATGCGTCGCGGGTCGGGGCGCCCGTGCGGGAGGAGGACCTCGCCGGGGTCGGCGAGCGGTTCCCGCACGTGTACGGGCCGCTCCCCGTCGAGGCCGTCGAGCGGGTCCGGCGCATGGTGCGCGTCGACGGGGCGTGGCGGCTGCAGTGA
- a CDS encoding glycogen debranching N-terminal domain-containing protein, translated as MTGTTETPGATPHRQPWVHDLVLCLAAPTQVWSAADGQVRHEGVQGVLHADRRTLCGAVLTVDGEEPTAVAHHSDGGDAHVFVAVARSLGDPGPDPTVRVERRREVEPGLVREQVTLVSTAARPVTTDVVLRVAVDLAHLDAVKAGKAAATLAPTVTGAETGWRDGGLSLGLRAHGAAREVVEGPAGPEVELRWRVQVAPGERVTREVLLPVSDSGAVVTSPSRPATWHSPAVESADRRLAPVLERAVADLRLLRLATADAPEEEFLGAGAPWFLTLFGRDSLWAARMLLPLGTDLAASTLRVLARRQGTVVDAGTAQQPGKILHEVRGAAFSIEADGAHTLPPVYYGTIDATPLWALTLHDAWRWGLPDTDVEPLVPALERALAWLVEHGDADGDHLLEYVDESGHGLSNQGWKDSGDAVRRVDGSLAHAPVALCEVQGYAYAAALRGADLLERFGRGGTDRWREWAGRLREQFRRRFWVEDAVGPFPAIALDGDKRPVVSLTSNIGHLLGTGLLSDGEVDAVARRLVAPDLLSGFGVRTMSSAAAGYSPTGYHVGSVWPHDTAICLAGLAAEGRPEVAPVAEALLGALHAFDGRPPELFAGDPRSVHPAPVPYPAACRPQAWSAAGAVALVEAVLGLRVDVPAGRVTAAPVQPWSLGSTVVDGLRAGGDPLRVAVDDAGAAEVTWR; from the coding sequence GTGACGGGGACGACGGAGACACCGGGAGCGACACCGCACCGCCAGCCGTGGGTCCACGACCTCGTCCTCTGCCTGGCCGCGCCGACGCAGGTGTGGTCCGCGGCGGACGGGCAGGTGCGGCACGAGGGCGTGCAGGGCGTCCTGCACGCGGACCGGCGCACGCTCTGCGGTGCGGTGCTCACCGTCGACGGCGAGGAGCCGACGGCGGTCGCACACCACTCCGACGGCGGGGACGCGCACGTGTTCGTCGCCGTCGCCCGTTCCCTCGGCGACCCGGGTCCCGACCCGACGGTGCGGGTGGAGCGGCGCCGGGAGGTGGAGCCCGGGCTCGTCCGTGAGCAGGTGACGCTCGTCTCGACGGCCGCCCGCCCGGTCACGACCGACGTCGTGCTGCGCGTCGCCGTCGACCTCGCCCACCTCGACGCCGTGAAGGCGGGCAAGGCAGCGGCGACGCTCGCGCCAACCGTCACCGGGGCGGAGACCGGGTGGCGGGACGGGGGCCTCAGCCTCGGGCTCCGTGCCCACGGTGCGGCCCGCGAGGTCGTCGAGGGGCCGGCCGGGCCGGAGGTCGAGCTGCGCTGGCGCGTCCAGGTGGCGCCGGGCGAGCGGGTGACCCGCGAGGTGCTCCTCCCGGTGTCCGACTCGGGCGCCGTCGTCACGAGCCCGAGCCGCCCCGCCACCTGGCACTCGCCCGCCGTCGAGAGCGCGGACCGGAGGCTCGCCCCCGTGCTCGAGCGAGCCGTCGCGGACCTGCGCCTGCTGCGCCTCGCGACAGCCGACGCCCCCGAGGAGGAGTTCCTCGGTGCGGGCGCGCCGTGGTTCCTCACCCTCTTCGGGCGCGACTCGCTGTGGGCGGCGCGCATGCTCCTGCCCCTCGGCACCGACCTCGCCGCATCGACGCTGCGGGTCCTCGCCCGTCGGCAGGGCACGGTCGTCGACGCCGGCACCGCGCAGCAGCCCGGCAAGATCCTCCACGAGGTCCGCGGTGCCGCCTTCTCGATCGAGGCCGACGGTGCGCACACGCTGCCGCCGGTCTACTACGGGACCATCGACGCGACCCCGCTGTGGGCGCTCACCCTCCACGACGCGTGGCGGTGGGGCCTGCCGGACACCGACGTCGAGCCGCTCGTGCCGGCGCTCGAGCGGGCCCTCGCGTGGCTCGTCGAGCACGGCGACGCCGACGGCGACCACCTCCTGGAGTACGTCGACGAGTCCGGGCACGGCCTGTCGAACCAGGGGTGGAAGGACTCCGGCGACGCGGTCCGGCGCGTCGACGGCTCGCTCGCGCACGCCCCGGTCGCGCTGTGCGAGGTGCAGGGTTACGCGTACGCGGCGGCGCTGCGCGGGGCCGACCTCCTCGAGCGCTTCGGCCGCGGCGGCACCGACCGGTGGCGGGAGTGGGCGGGTCGGCTGCGCGAGCAGTTCCGCCGGCGGTTCTGGGTGGAGGACGCCGTCGGGCCGTTCCCGGCGATCGCGCTCGACGGCGACAAGCGGCCGGTCGTGTCGTTGACGAGCAACATCGGCCACCTGCTCGGGACGGGGCTGCTGTCGGACGGCGAGGTCGACGCCGTGGCACGGCGTCTGGTCGCGCCCGACCTGCTGAGCGGCTTCGGCGTACGGACCATGTCGAGCGCGGCCGCGGGCTACAGCCCGACCGGCTACCACGTGGGGTCGGTGTGGCCGCACGACACCGCCATCTGCCTCGCCGGCCTCGCGGCCGAGGGCCGGCCGGAGGTGGCCCCGGTGGCCGAGGCGCTGCTGGGGGCGCTCCACGCCTTCGACGGCCGCCCGCCCGAGCTGTTCGCCGGCGACCCGCGCTCGGTGCACCCCGCACCGGTGCCCTACCCCGCCGCCTGCCGCCCCCAGGCGTGGTCCGCCGCAGGGGCGGTGGCGCTCGTCGAGGCCGTGCTCGGCCTGCGGGTCGACGTGCCGGCGGGCCGGGTGACGGCGGCTCCGGTGCAGCCGTGGTCGCTCGGCTCGACGGTCGTCGACGGGCTCCGGGCCGGCGGCGACCCGCTACGCGTCGCCGTCGACGACGCCGGTGCCGCGGAGGTGACCTGGCGCTGA
- a CDS encoding extracellular solute-binding protein, with protein sequence MTTTTARTHRKVAALALGLAGVTALAACGGSGFEEDGDAAGGASGAPASAEGPVDLEVLIASSGDAETEAVQAAAQEWAEETGNSVEVRPAQDINQELSQGFAGGNPPDVFYVDAGQFATLAANGNLYPYADQLEDNDDFYESLRQSFTFEDQQYCAPKDFSTLALQINTAAWEAAGLTDDDIPTTWEELQAVAEQLGSGDQAGLALGVGRDRVGAFLVQNGGWWVDPETGEPTATQEANVEALEYARGLLESGAAVLPPEVDSGWGGEAFGTERAAMTIEGNWIRGAMRNDYPDVEYTVVELPEGPAGPGTLLFTQCWGVAADSPDQAAAVDLVAHLTTPEQQLEFAEAFGVMPSRQSAQEDYVAAFPEDAPFIAGAEYGQGPVSQPGLDPVLADLDSQLEQLESTDPAQILEQFQTNAEAAAG encoded by the coding sequence GTGACCACGACCACCGCACGCACCCACCGCAAGGTGGCCGCGCTCGCACTCGGCCTCGCCGGCGTCACCGCCCTCGCCGCCTGCGGCGGGAGCGGCTTCGAGGAGGACGGCGACGCCGCGGGCGGCGCGTCCGGCGCCCCGGCGTCCGCCGAGGGCCCCGTCGACCTCGAGGTGCTCATCGCCTCCAGCGGTGACGCCGAGACCGAGGCCGTGCAGGCCGCCGCCCAGGAGTGGGCGGAGGAGACCGGCAACAGCGTCGAGGTCCGCCCGGCGCAGGACATCAACCAGGAGCTGTCGCAGGGCTTCGCCGGCGGCAACCCGCCCGACGTGTTCTACGTCGACGCAGGCCAGTTCGCCACGCTCGCGGCCAACGGCAACCTCTACCCCTACGCCGACCAGCTCGAGGACAACGACGACTTCTACGAGTCGCTGCGGCAGAGCTTCACCTTCGAGGACCAGCAGTACTGCGCCCCCAAGGACTTCTCGACCCTCGCGCTCCAGATCAACACCGCCGCGTGGGAGGCCGCCGGGCTCACCGACGACGACATCCCCACCACGTGGGAGGAGCTGCAGGCCGTGGCCGAACAGCTCGGCAGCGGCGACCAGGCGGGTCTCGCGCTCGGCGTCGGCCGCGACCGGGTCGGTGCGTTCCTCGTCCAGAACGGTGGCTGGTGGGTCGACCCGGAGACGGGCGAGCCGACCGCCACCCAGGAGGCGAACGTCGAGGCGCTGGAGTACGCCCGGGGACTGCTCGAGTCCGGGGCCGCCGTCCTGCCGCCCGAGGTCGACTCCGGCTGGGGCGGCGAGGCCTTCGGCACCGAGCGGGCGGCCATGACGATCGAGGGCAACTGGATCCGGGGCGCCATGCGCAACGACTACCCGGACGTCGAGTACACCGTCGTCGAGCTGCCCGAGGGTCCGGCCGGGCCGGGCACCCTGCTGTTCACCCAGTGCTGGGGCGTCGCGGCCGACTCGCCGGACCAGGCGGCCGCCGTCGACCTCGTCGCGCACCTCACGACGCCGGAGCAGCAGCTGGAGTTCGCGGAGGCGTTCGGCGTCATGCCGTCGCGGCAGTCCGCCCAGGAGGACTACGTGGCCGCGTTCCCCGAGGACGCCCCCTTCATCGCCGGCGCGGAGTACGGCCAGGGCCCGGTGAGCCAGCCCGGCCTCGACCCCGTCCTCGCCGACCTCGACTCCCAGCTCGAGCAGCTGGAGTCGACCGACCCCGCGCAGATCCTCGAGCAGTTCCAGACGAACGCCGAGGCCGCCGCGGGCTGA
- a CDS encoding LacI family DNA-binding transcriptional regulator, whose protein sequence is MTDETATTPPHQRSLTAATATGSAPTLETVAARAGVSRQTVSNALHRPDRLAAATREKVLQAVRETGYRPSVAARQLATRRAQAVAVRADRPQDGISGLVLDAFFHGLAEAGQRLDQRVVLYAQQPDEETELAVVEDVIGSGAADAVVLTATNVHDGRPARLAQLGLTFCAFGRPWNVEEPPHDWVDVDGAAGTEAAVEWLAARGARRIGFLGWPDDGATGADRRAGWLAGLVAAGSPERVEAACENDTDAAQACTAALLDRPDAPDALVCASDTLALGAHRAAAAAGRALTVVGFDATPVTAALGMASVAQPVREAAHACLDLLVPRLRGEQPTPRGVLLAPTLAVPPGLSRA, encoded by the coding sequence GTGACGGACGAGACCGCCACGACCCCGCCGCACCAGCGGTCGCTCACCGCTGCGACGGCCACGGGGTCCGCCCCCACGCTCGAGACCGTCGCGGCTCGGGCCGGTGTCTCGCGCCAGACCGTGTCCAACGCCCTCCACCGCCCCGACCGGCTCGCCGCCGCCACCCGCGAGAAGGTCCTGCAGGCCGTGCGCGAGACCGGCTACCGCCCGTCCGTCGCCGCGCGCCAGCTCGCCACCCGCCGGGCCCAGGCCGTCGCCGTGCGGGCCGACCGCCCGCAGGACGGCATCTCCGGTCTCGTCCTCGACGCCTTCTTCCACGGTCTCGCGGAGGCCGGCCAGCGCCTCGACCAGCGGGTCGTCCTGTACGCGCAACAGCCGGACGAGGAGACCGAGCTCGCGGTCGTCGAGGACGTCATCGGCAGCGGCGCCGCGGACGCCGTCGTCCTCACCGCGACGAACGTCCACGACGGGCGCCCCGCCCGCCTCGCCCAGCTCGGCCTCACGTTCTGCGCGTTCGGCCGGCCGTGGAACGTCGAGGAGCCCCCTCACGACTGGGTCGACGTCGACGGCGCCGCCGGCACCGAGGCCGCCGTCGAGTGGCTCGCGGCCCGCGGCGCGCGTCGCATCGGCTTCCTCGGCTGGCCCGACGACGGTGCGACCGGCGCCGACCGGCGCGCGGGCTGGCTCGCGGGTCTCGTCGCGGCCGGCTCGCCGGAGCGGGTCGAGGCGGCGTGCGAGAACGACACCGACGCGGCCCAGGCCTGTACGGCCGCGCTGCTGGACCGGCCCGACGCGCCGGACGCGCTCGTGTGCGCGAGCGACACCCTCGCCCTCGGCGCGCACCGCGCCGCCGCGGCGGCGGGCCGGGCGCTCACGGTCGTCGGCTTCGACGCGACCCCCGTGACGGCCGCGCTCGGCATGGCGAGCGTCGCCCAGCCCGTCCGCGAGGCCGCCCACGCGTGCCTCGACCTCCTCGTCCCCCGCCTGCGCGGGGAGCAGCCGACCCCGCGCGGCGTGCTCCTCGCTCCCACCCTCGCCGTGCCGCCGGGCCTGTCCCGCGCGTGA
- a CDS encoding nitroreductase family protein, protein MELVDAVRARRMVRAYDPGRPVVDEVLQRLLDLAVRAPSAGFTQGWDFVVMRGPVLERFWELTTDGARVPDSWLRGMRTAPLCLLVLSDPDRYLDRYAEPDKGWTDRDPGRWAAPYWDVDTGMAALLVLLGAVDEGLGACFFGVQPEHHDTVKAELGVPGGRHVVGVVSLGHPAPDRRSPSLRRGRRPLAEVVHDGRFGTPPAWTAPEGEPRS, encoded by the coding sequence ATGGAGCTCGTCGACGCCGTCCGCGCCCGTCGCATGGTGCGCGCCTACGACCCCGGGCGCCCCGTCGTCGACGAGGTTCTCCAGCGGCTCCTCGACCTCGCCGTCCGGGCGCCGTCGGCGGGGTTCACGCAGGGGTGGGACTTCGTCGTCATGCGAGGTCCGGTGCTCGAGCGGTTCTGGGAGCTCACGACGGACGGGGCGCGCGTCCCGGACTCGTGGCTGCGGGGGATGCGCACCGCCCCGCTCTGCCTGCTCGTGCTGTCGGACCCCGACCGCTACCTCGACCGCTACGCCGAGCCCGACAAGGGCTGGACCGACCGGGACCCCGGTCGCTGGGCGGCGCCCTACTGGGACGTCGACACCGGGATGGCCGCGCTGCTCGTGCTGCTCGGCGCGGTCGACGAGGGTCTCGGAGCCTGCTTCTTCGGCGTCCAGCCGGAGCACCACGACACGGTCAAGGCCGAGCTCGGGGTGCCGGGCGGCCGACACGTCGTCGGCGTCGTGAGCCTCGGCCACCCCGCGCCCGACCGGCGCTCGCCGTCGTTGCGGCGCGGCCGGCGACCGCTGGCCGAGGTCGTGCACGACGGGCGCTTCGGCACCCCGCCGGCGTGGACCGCACCGGAGGGCGAGCCGCGCTCCTAG
- a CDS encoding DUF1214 domain-containing protein, which translates to MAAPVNVDSFVRAETARMLSDIQTSAGGVNRFRHNREPASVHEQTVIRLNRDTLYSFAVVDVSRGASVTLPDAGERYLSAMVVDEDHFVTAIHHAPGRHDLGAGRSDDAGGSHVLVAVRVLVDAADPADLARVAALQDELVLTAGSAVPFSAPDTDPESLDDTRDALLRLASRLVSFDRMFGRRDQVEPVRHLIGTAAGWGGLPTTEAAYAGLDPRLPPGRYDMTFTDVPVDAFWSVSVYDASGYFAPNASGRYSVNSVMGDKDGDGSVTVRFLPADVEPELPNAIPVPEGWNILVRLYRPRREVLDGTWTLPPLVPAEPDGR; encoded by the coding sequence GTGGCCGCACCCGTCAACGTGGACAGCTTCGTCCGCGCCGAGACCGCCCGCATGCTCTCCGACATCCAGACCTCCGCCGGCGGTGTCAACCGCTTCCGGCACAACCGCGAGCCCGCCTCCGTCCACGAGCAGACGGTCATCCGGCTCAACCGCGACACGCTGTACAGCTTCGCCGTCGTCGACGTCTCCCGCGGGGCCTCGGTGACGCTCCCGGACGCCGGGGAGCGGTACCTCTCGGCGATGGTCGTCGACGAGGACCACTTCGTCACGGCGATCCACCACGCCCCCGGCCGCCACGACCTCGGAGCAGGGCGGTCGGACGACGCAGGGGGCTCACACGTCCTCGTGGCCGTGCGCGTGCTCGTCGACGCGGCCGACCCGGCCGACCTCGCACGGGTCGCGGCGCTGCAGGACGAGCTCGTGCTGACCGCGGGCTCCGCCGTGCCGTTCAGCGCGCCCGACACCGACCCCGAGAGCCTCGACGACACGCGCGACGCGCTCCTGCGCCTCGCGAGCCGGCTCGTGAGCTTCGACCGGATGTTCGGGCGCCGCGACCAGGTGGAGCCGGTCCGCCACCTCATCGGGACGGCGGCGGGATGGGGCGGCCTGCCCACGACGGAGGCGGCCTACGCCGGCCTCGATCCCCGCCTTCCGCCCGGTCGCTACGACATGACGTTCACCGACGTCCCGGTCGACGCCTTCTGGTCCGTCTCCGTCTACGACGCATCCGGGTACTTCGCGCCGAACGCCTCCGGGCGCTACTCGGTCAACAGCGTCATGGGCGACAAGGACGGCGACGGGTCGGTCACCGTCCGGTTCCTGCCTGCCGACGTCGAGCCCGAGCTGCCGAACGCCATCCCTGTGCCGGAGGGCTGGAACATCCTCGTGCGCCTGTACCGCCCCCGCCGGGAGGTGCTCGACGGCACGTGGACGCTGCCGCCGCTGGTTCCGGCGGAGCCGGACGGGCGGTGA
- a CDS encoding YccF domain-containing protein codes for MALILNILWFFFAGLATAFSYVVAGVIACLLVVTIPFGVACFRLAGFALWPFGRTVVDRPTAGVVTALGNVLWFLLIGWWLALSQVVYAVGLVLTIIGIPFGIATLKLAILSFNPLGKEVVSSAEARGRLVPVVR; via the coding sequence GTGGCGCTGATCCTCAACATCCTGTGGTTCTTCTTCGCCGGGCTCGCGACGGCGTTCTCCTACGTGGTCGCGGGCGTCATCGCGTGCCTGCTCGTCGTCACCATCCCGTTCGGCGTCGCGTGCTTCCGGCTGGCCGGCTTCGCGCTGTGGCCGTTCGGGCGCACCGTCGTCGACCGGCCGACGGCAGGGGTCGTGACGGCGCTCGGCAACGTGCTGTGGTTCCTGCTCATCGGGTGGTGGCTCGCCCTCTCGCAGGTGGTCTACGCCGTCGGCCTCGTGCTGACGATCATCGGCATCCCGTTCGGGATCGCGACGCTCAAGCTCGCGATCCTGTCGTTCAACCCCCTCGGCAAGGAGGTCGTGAGCAGCGCGGAGGCCCGGGGACGTCTCGTGCCGGTCGTGCGCTGA
- a CDS encoding NHL domain-containing thioredoxin family protein has translation MTTSTTPAPSRRVRVRAPRLQGRGWLNTGGRPLDLETLRGRIVLLDFWTFCCVNCLHVLDELRPVEAEFADTLVVVGVHSPKFEHETDPDALRAAVERYDVHHPVLDDPQLLTWQAYAARAWPTLAVVDPEGYVVAQLSGEGHADGLRSLLRELVAEHEAKGTLRRGDAPYVPPPREDTPLRFPGKVLPLPGRDGGEPTLLVSDTARHRLVELAVDAESVVRTIGDGTRGLVDGDPATARFGEPQGLALLPAEVAARVGYDVVVADSVGHCLRGVRLADGRVTTVAGTGEQLRERAGGGPALAQPLSTPWDVTWFDGQVVVAMAGLHQLWAFDPAPEPADGVVRVLAGTSAEGLRDGAAEHAWFAQTSGLAVSADGTRLWLADSETSALRWVERADLGDPAAPAPDRSAPEVTDTRLANAAAAAGPGYVVGTGVGSGLFDFGHVDGRGGVDGPARLQHPLGVAVLADGSVAVADTYNGAVRRYDPSTQEVTTLANGLAEPSDVVVDPADPSLLLVVASASHEVVRVRLPREAARIDTGARRTQRPPTPVAPGPVRLEVAFVPPSGQKLDDRWGDPSRLSVSATPPELLAEGAGSGAGLGRDLVLAGPPGAEGVLHVSVQAAACDGDPVTGEVPEHAACHLYQQDWGIPVVLSESGTNRCDLDLRGV, from the coding sequence GTGACGACGAGCACGACACCAGCTCCCTCTCGCCGGGTCCGGGTCCGCGCGCCCCGGCTGCAGGGCCGCGGGTGGCTCAACACCGGTGGCCGTCCCCTCGACCTCGAGACCCTCCGCGGCCGCATCGTCCTGCTCGACTTCTGGACGTTCTGCTGCGTCAACTGCCTGCACGTGCTCGACGAGCTCCGGCCGGTCGAGGCGGAGTTCGCCGACACGCTCGTCGTCGTCGGCGTGCACTCCCCGAAGTTCGAGCACGAGACCGACCCCGACGCCCTCCGCGCCGCGGTCGAGCGCTACGACGTCCACCACCCGGTCCTCGACGACCCGCAGCTGCTGACGTGGCAGGCGTACGCGGCGCGCGCGTGGCCGACCCTCGCCGTCGTCGACCCCGAGGGGTACGTCGTCGCGCAGCTGTCCGGGGAGGGCCACGCGGACGGGCTGCGGAGCCTGCTGCGTGAGCTCGTGGCCGAGCACGAGGCGAAGGGGACGCTGCGTCGCGGCGACGCGCCCTACGTGCCGCCGCCCCGCGAGGACACGCCGCTCCGGTTCCCCGGCAAGGTCCTGCCTCTGCCGGGGCGCGATGGCGGCGAGCCGACGCTCCTCGTCTCCGACACGGCGCGGCACCGGCTCGTCGAGCTCGCCGTTGATGCGGAGAGCGTCGTGCGGACCATCGGTGACGGGACGCGCGGGCTCGTCGACGGGGACCCGGCCACGGCCCGCTTCGGCGAGCCGCAGGGCCTCGCCCTGCTCCCGGCGGAGGTCGCCGCACGCGTCGGGTACGACGTCGTCGTCGCCGACAGCGTCGGCCACTGCCTGCGCGGCGTCCGGCTGGCCGACGGTCGCGTCACCACCGTCGCCGGCACCGGCGAGCAGCTGCGGGAGCGCGCGGGCGGCGGCCCCGCCCTCGCCCAGCCGCTCAGCACGCCGTGGGACGTCACGTGGTTCGACGGCCAGGTCGTCGTCGCGATGGCGGGCCTGCACCAGCTGTGGGCGTTCGACCCGGCGCCCGAACCGGCCGACGGCGTGGTCCGCGTCCTCGCCGGCACGTCTGCCGAGGGCCTGCGCGACGGTGCGGCCGAGCACGCGTGGTTCGCGCAGACCTCCGGCCTCGCCGTGTCCGCGGACGGCACCCGGCTGTGGCTCGCCGACTCCGAGACCAGCGCCCTGCGGTGGGTCGAGCGCGCCGACCTCGGCGACCCCGCGGCGCCCGCCCCCGACCGCAGCGCGCCGGAGGTCACGGACACGCGGCTGGCGAACGCCGCCGCGGCAGCCGGGCCCGGCTACGTCGTCGGCACGGGCGTCGGGTCGGGCCTGTTCGACTTCGGCCACGTCGACGGACGGGGCGGGGTCGACGGGCCGGCCCGGCTCCAGCACCCGCTCGGCGTCGCGGTGCTGGCCGACGGCAGCGTCGCGGTCGCCGACACGTACAACGGTGCCGTCCGTCGCTACGACCCGTCGACGCAGGAGGTGACGACGCTCGCGAACGGGCTCGCCGAACCCTCCGACGTCGTCGTCGACCCGGCGGACCCCTCCCTGCTGCTCGTCGTCGCGAGCGCCTCGCACGAGGTCGTCCGCGTCCGGCTCCCTCGCGAGGCGGCCCGGATCGACACCGGCGCTCGCCGCACGCAGCGACCCCCCACGCCCGTGGCGCCCGGCCCGGTCCGGCTCGAGGTGGCCTTCGTCCCGCCGAGCGGGCAGAAGCTCGACGACCGGTGGGGCGACCCGTCGCGGCTCAGCGTGTCGGCCACGCCCCCGGAGCTGCTGGCGGAGGGCGCGGGAAGCGGTGCCGGCCTCGGGCGCGACCTCGTCCTGGCCGGTCCGCCGGGTGCGGAGGGCGTGCTCCACGTCAGCGTGCAGGCCGCCGCCTGCGACGGTGACCCCGTCACCGGGGAGGTCCCCGAGCACGCCGCCTGCCACCTCTACCAGCAGGACTGGGGCATCCCCGTGGTGCTGTCCGAAAGCGGGACCAACCGGTGTGACCTGGACCTTCGCGGGGTGTGA